GACGCGATCTGGGATGCGGCGACCGCGCGCGAGCGCGAGCGGGCGAGCGAGCGGGCCGAACCGCTGGTGGCGGCCGTGGCGCGCGGGGAGCCGTGGCCGGACGACTGGCCGTCGGTGCTGCGCGGCGACGCCGCCGATCCGGACGCGCGCCGGCTGCGGGCGACGGCGTCGGCGCGGGTGTTGCGGGCGGTCGGCGCGGACGAGTTGGCGGTGCGCCTGTACGGCGACGGCGAGTGGGTGGCGCTGCAACAGGAAGATGCATTTGCAACGTACGAACGCGCCGGCGACCTGTCGGGGTCGGCGCTGCTCGGCCATCCTGCCGCGGTCGGCGAGTACGGGCGCCAGATCGGCCGATGGATGGCCGCCGAGGGCGTCCGCTACCTCGAGCTGCGGTGCAGCCCGCACAAGTACGGCCGGCGCGGCGAGGCGGCGCGCGAGTTCTTCGACGAGCTGCACGCGGCGATCGCGGGGGCGGCGGGCGCGGCGGACGTGCGGTTCGTGTGGATCATCGATCGGCGCGCCGGCGCGAGCGCGGCGGAGGTCGTCGACGAGGCGGTGCGGATGCCGCGCGAGCGCGTGGTCGGGCTCGACCTGGCCGGGGACGAGCTGCGCGCCGCCGCGTCGGAGCTGGCGGACGCGTTTGGCCCGGCGCACGAGGCGTGCATGCCGCTGACGATTCACGCGGGGGAGCTGCACGCCGACGACGCGCGCGCGGTGTGGCAGGCGATCTACGCGCTGCACGCCGACCGGGTCGGCCACGGGCTCACGCTGGCCGCCGACGCGGGCCTGTGCCGCAAGGTGGCCGACCGCTCGGTGTGCGTGGAGCTGTGTCCGACGAGCAACCGGCAGGTCGTCGGCTATTTCGACCCCGACATCGCGGCAACGCGCGGGCGTGCGGGGTATCCGCTGCACGCGCTGCGCGACGCCGGCGTGCCGATCGCCATCTGCACGGACAACCCGGGCATCAGCCGCACGAGCCCCGCGCGCGAGCGCGTCGTCGCGTCGCGCATGGCCGCCCGGCCGCTGTCGCTGTGGGACGTGCTCGCGATCGAGCACGACGCCTTCGCGCACGCGTTCTTGCCGGCGCGCGAGCGGGCGCGTCTGATCGACGACGCGGAGCCCGAGGTGCTGGCGTGGGCCGCGTCGATCGCGTGATGCGCGACGCCCGCGGCCGGGTCCAGATGCCGCTTGTGCTCACCGGCGCCGGGCTCGTGCTGTCGTCGTCGGGCGGCGACCTGTTCGCGGCCGCGACCGGCGGCCGCGACGCCGAGTCGGGGCGAGCGCCCGCCGTTGCGTCCGAAATCAACCCGGGCGGGGGCTTCGAAGTCAACCCTGTGGGCGCTTGGGGCTTCGCACGAGGACTGAACGCTCGCACGGCGATCGCGCCCGCGCGCGGCGACCGCGGCGGCGCGCGGTGGGTCAGAGTCCGTACTTCTTGCGCTTGCGCCACAAGGTGGGGCGGCTGATGCCGAGCCGTTCCGCGGCCTTGCCGACGTGGCCGCCGGTGGCGCGCAGCGCGGCGCGAATGGCCGCGGCCTCGGCAGGTTCGGCGAGTGCGGCGGCGGCCGCCGCGCCGGCGTGGGGCGGCTCGCGCAGCTCGGGCGGCAACTCGTCGCGGCGAATCTCCGGCCCGCGGCCGACGGCGAACGCGTAGTCGACCACGTTGCGCAGCTCGCGGACGTTGCCAGGCCAGCCGTGGTCGAGCAGCGCGCGCATCGCGTCGGGCGCGACGGAGTCCACGGCGCGCGGGCCGGCCGCGTTGCGCTCGCGGATGAACCGCCAAAGCAGGATCGGGATGTCGACGCGGCGCTTGCGCAGCGGTGGCAAGAAGATCGGCACCACGCGCAGCCGGAACATCAGGTCCTCGCGGAACCGGCCGGCGGCCACGCGCCGCCGCAGGGACTGGTGCGTCGCGGCGACGATGCGGACGTCGACGGGGATAGACGCCGAGCCGCCGACCGGCGTGGCCGCGCGTTCCTCGAGCACGCGCAGCAGCTTGGCCTGCAGGTCGAGCGGCAGCTCGGCGACCTCGTCGAGAAACAAGGTACCGCCGTCGGCCTGGCGGAAGATGCCCTTGCGATCGCTCACCGCGCCGGTGAACGCGCCGCGCACGTGGCCGAACAGCTCGCTCTCCATCAGCGTGGCGGTCAGCGCCGCGCAGTTGACCGCGACGAACGGGCCGCCGCGGCGCGGGCTCTCGGCGTGGATCGCGCGCGCGAGCAGCTCCTTGCCGGTGCCGCTGTCGCCGCGCACGAGCACGGACGCGTCGGTCTGGGCGACGTTGCGACACGTCTCGAACGCGCGGTGCATGGCTGGATCGGCGCTGACCATGCCGTGATATGTCACGACCTCGCCATCGCCGGCGGGAACCGCGCCGGCGTCCTCGGCGGCTCCGCGGTCGGGGACGAGCACCTCGACGCCGCCGGCGAACGCGCCGTCGCGGTCGCGCAGTGCGCGCGCGGTCTTGCGCAGGCGCACCACCGAGCCGTCGGCGCGGTGCAGAACGATCGGCACGTCGTCGACCGCGCCGTGCTCGGCGATCCCGCAGCCGACCATGCACTGCTGGCAGCGGTTGGCCTTGAGGCAGTGCTGGCCGAGCACCTCGTCGGCGCGGTAGCCGAGCAGGGCCTCGGCGCCGGCGCTCCACAGCACGACGTTCTGATCGCGGTCGACGGCGAACACCGCGGCGTCCGGGACGCTGTCAGCCAGCGCGGCGAGAGCCGCGTCGGCGCCGACGGTGTCGAGCCACGCGGACAGCGCTTCGGACTGTTTCATATATGATTCATATTGTTTCATACAACATGTTTCAATAATGAAACAGGCCGGGCCTCGCTGCAGGCGGGAGCGGACACAAAACTGCCTGAAAGTACTCACGTATGCGCTTGTCGCTCGCTGGCATGAACCCTGCGTTAGCTGTCGGGCAGCAGGTGAATCTAGGAGAAGCGACGATGATCTTCCGGCAGCTAGTCGACCCCGACACGTCCACCTATACCTATCTACTGGCCGACGAAACGACCCGCGACGCGGTCCTGATCGACCCGGTGCGCGAGCAGGTCGACCGCGACGTCGCCTTGCTCGACGAGTTGGGCCTGCGTCTGGTCTACACCCTCGAGACCCACGTCCACGCCGACCACGTGACCGGGTCCGGCACGCTGCGCGACCGCGTCGGGGCGCGCACCGTGGCCTCGGTCCGTGCCGGCGCGGACTGCGCCGACGTGCGCGTCGACCACGGCGACCGGATCGAGTTCGGGCGCCACACGATCGAGGTGCTCGCCACGCCCGGGCACACCGCCGGCTGCGTGACGTACGTGGTTCGCGATGGCGACCGCGTGCTCGCGTTCACCGGCGACGCGCTGTTCGTGCGCGGGTGCGGCCGGACCGACTTTCAGCAGGGCGACGCACGCACGCTGTTCCGGTCCGTACGCGACGTGATCTTCGCGCTGCCTGACCACACTCTGGTCTACCCGGGCCACGATTACCGCGGCTACACCGTGACGACGGTCGCCGAGGAGAAGCGCCACAACCCGCGGTTGCGCCTCGGCGTCACCGAAGACGAGTTCGTCGCGATCATGGGCGGATTGAACCTGCCGAAGCCTCGGCACATGGACGTCGCGGTGCCGGCAAACCTGGCGTGCGGAGGTGCGGCGTGAGCGCGCGGGGAAGCGCGTGGCGCGTTCACGATCGCGCCGCGTCTGCGCCGGCGCGCGAGCGCGCCGGCTGGACCGACCTGACGCCGGCGGCGGCCGCCGCCGCGCTCGCACGGCTCCGCGTGATCGACGTGCGCGAGCCCGACGAGTACCACGGCGACCTGGGCCACCTGCCCGGCGCCGCGCTCGTACCGCTGGCGCGACTCGACGCCGAGCTGCACCGATTCGATGCGGAGCAGCCCGTCCTGGTCGTGTGCCGGTCGGGGCGGCGCTCGGCGGCCGCGTGCGAGCGACTCGCGAGCGCGGGCGTGCGTCGGGTCTACAACCTGGCCGGCGGGATGCTCGCGTGGAACGCCGACGGGCGCGAGGTGTGCGCGCGTCGCCACGATGCCGCGCGCGGGTGCGACGCCGCGCGCGGGGGTGCCGCATGATCGCGCTCGTCGCGGTGCTGTCCGCGGGAATGGGCCTCGTGTTCGGGCTGCTCGGCGGCGGCGGCTCGATCCTCGCCGTGCCGATCCTGCGCTACGTCGGCGGCGCCGACGCAAAGCAGGCGATCGCGGCGTCGCTGCTGGTCGTCGGCGCGACCAGCGCGTTGTGCGCGGTGCAGCACGCGCGCGCCGGGTTCGTCCGCTGGCGCGTCGGCGCCGTGTTCGGCGGCGTCGCCATGGTCGGCGCCTACCTCGGCGGCCTGCTCGCCGCCTACGTGCCGGGCTCGGTGCTGCTGCTGTTGTTCGCGGCGATGATGGTCGCCGCGGCCATCGCGATGCTGCGCCGCCGGGACGAGGCGCCCGGCGACGAGCGCGCGCCGCGCCCGCGGTCGCTGTGGAAGGCAGCGGTCGAGGGCCTCGTCGTCGGCGCCGTCACCGGCCTGGTCGGCGCCGGCGGCGGGTTCCTGGTGGTGCCCGCGCTGGTGCTGTTCGGCGGGCTGGACATGCGCGCGGCGGTCGGCACGTCGTCGCTGGTCATCGCGATGAAGGCGCTGGCCGGGTTCGCCGGCCACGCGACTCACGTGCCGGTCGACTACGCGCTCGCGGGCTGGGTGATCGCGTTCGCTCTGGTCGGATCGGTCGTCGGCACCCGGCTGGTCAGGCGCATCGACCCGGCGCGGTTGCGCCGCGCGTTCGGCTGGTTCGTGCTGATCATGGCGGCGGTCATCGCGTACCGCGAGGCGACCCCCGCGATGGTCGACGCCGTGTTCGTCGACCGGTGGCCGTTCTGGGCCGGCGGCGCCGCGATCGGCGGGTTCGTGCTGCTGTTTCTGTCGGTCACCGGCCGGGCGCTCGGCGTGTCGACCGGCTACGCGGATGCGTGCGCCGCGCCGTTCGACCCGGACGCGCGCCGGTCGTGGCGGCTCCCGTTCTTGCTCGGCATCGTCGTCGGCGGCGCGGTCGCGTCGGTCGCGGCGGGCGGGTGGACACCGACGGCGGCGATGGGCATGTTCGACGCCCTCGTGACCGCGTCGGTGCCGGTCAAGGCGCTCGTATTCACCGCCGGCGGCGTGCTGCTCGGGTTCGGCGCGCGCCTGGCCGGCGGCTGCACGTCGGGCCACGGCATCGTCGGGATGGCGCTCCGGGCGCGCGCGTCCATCGCCGCGACCGCCGTGTTCATGGTCGCGGGCTTTGCGGTCACCAACCTGATGCTGCGCGTCCTCGGAGGTTGATCGATGCGACAGTTCGGTGTGTTCCTGCTGTTTGGCGCCGGGTTCGGCTTCTTGCTGTCGCGCGTCGGCGCGACGGACTTCGACGCCATCGCCGGCATGTTCCTGCTGTCCGACCTGCACCTGATGGGTGTCATCGGCGTCGCGATCGCGGTCGCGGCCGTGGGGTTGCACCGGTGGGCGCGCCGTGCCGCCGCCGGCCGCCCGGCGCCGACGATCGCGCCCAAGCCCGTCAAGCCCGGGTTGATCGTCGGCGCCGCGTTGTTCGGAGCCGGCTGGGGGCTCACCGGCACCTGCCCGGGCACCGGCCTCGCGCAGGTGGGCGAGGGTCGGTGGATCGCGCTGTTCACCGTCGCCGGCATGCTCGCCGGCACCGCGCTGTATCGCGTGGTCGGTGCCCGCGTCGAGGCCGCGCTCGCCCGCCGCGGCGCGCGCGCCGCGGACGATCGGTCGGCCGCCCCGGGCGAGGTCCGTTCGGCGTTGCGCCCGGTCCGGTCGCGCGGGTGACGCCCTCGAGAAGCCAGAAGCCCGGGTTCGAGGCCCACACCCGAGAAGCCCGCACCCGGGTTGATCGGCTCCGCGTCCGATGAATTGCGTCGCAGAAGCGAACGACGGGCGGCAATCGTCTCGGAGCGGGCAGGGGTCCACCGACGCGGCAGGTTGGCGGACGACGAACCGGTAACCGAGCCTACATTCCCTTGCGGCGGACGCAGGTTGGCGCGGCACGCGGTGTCACTTGCCGCGGTCGTTGCGGGTCCGGGGCCGGGCGTCAAGCCGTGTCGGCGACGCGGCGGCGCCTTGATACACGCGCATCGCAGACGAGCCGGCCGGGAATACGACATCCCGCACGCAGCGCTTCCACTGCTCGTACGCCTCGCAGCAGGCGACCACGAACTGCGCGAGCCGGCGCAGCGCCTCGATGCGGCGCCACCCGTCGTGCGCGGCGACGCGCGGGTTCCGGCCGCGCCGCGGCTCGAATCAACCCGGGTGGGGGCTTCGCGCGAACGATCGAGGACCTGCTGCGCGTCGCCTTGCGGCGCTCGTCATCACCTGCGCGGCGCACCCCTCCGTTGCACAAAGACAGCGGCCCCCGCCCCGGTGTGGATATCGCCGACCGCGACAGGCTGTACGACCTGATGGACGGCCGGTGATCGCGTGTTCGCGGTCGACACCAACGTACTGGTCTACGCGCACTTCGACCGCTACCCGCAGCACGCGAAGGCGCGCCGGTTCTGCGCGGATCGGCTGCTGTCCGGCGATG
Above is a genomic segment from Deltaproteobacteria bacterium containing:
- a CDS encoding adenosine deaminase; amino-acid sequence: MDGLLVCSLGTSWAVIPEALCLLRPDIADLYARHRDAERLAALRADIGVRPAELWVVTTAATKTGELAAWLSATRAPIATRVWRCAAARDLRGAEECRAMAELTFRVLLLATSRARDDRVVVSLAGGRKTMSADLQRAATVFGARALLHVVGGESLPSRVEDLAGPLAETFDVTPVCVGRGRRAELVDADFDGDGPLAPGAFPLPLPEPDAPRAIAEATWEPPRDGRWLVDAVDRREAAAGEIAVNAVRAIRREGPLPAWRSLMRLPPRQVEALRATPVTAAHEAALRALPKAELHCHVGGCLDVTAQRAVADAIWDAATARERERASERAEPLVAAVARGEPWPDDWPSVLRGDAADPDARRLRATASARVLRAVGADELAVRLYGDGEWVALQQEDAFATYERAGDLSGSALLGHPAAVGEYGRQIGRWMAAEGVRYLELRCSPHKYGRRGEAAREFFDELHAAIAGAAGAADVRFVWIIDRRAGASAAEVVDEAVRMPRERVVGLDLAGDELRAAASELADAFGPAHEACMPLTIHAGELHADDARAVWQAIYALHADRVGHGLTLAADAGLCRKVADRSVCVELCPTSNRQVVGYFDPDIAATRGRAGYPLHALRDAGVPIAICTDNPGISRTSPARERVVASRMAARPLSLWDVLAIEHDAFAHAFLPARERARLIDDAEPEVLAWAASIA
- a CDS encoding PAS domain-containing protein, with product MKQSEALSAWLDTVGADAALAALADSVPDAAVFAVDRDQNVVLWSAGAEALLGYRADEVLGQHCLKANRCQQCMVGCGIAEHGAVDDVPIVLHRADGSVVRLRKTARALRDRDGAFAGGVEVLVPDRGAAEDAGAVPAGDGEVVTYHGMVSADPAMHRAFETCRNVAQTDASVLVRGDSGTGKELLARAIHAESPRRGGPFVAVNCAALTATLMESELFGHVRGAFTGAVSDRKGIFRQADGGTLFLDEVAELPLDLQAKLLRVLEERAATPVGGSASIPVDVRIVAATHQSLRRRVAAGRFREDLMFRLRVVPIFLPPLRKRRVDIPILLWRFIRERNAAGPRAVDSVAPDAMRALLDHGWPGNVRELRNVVDYAFAVGRGPEIRRDELPPELREPPHAGAAAAAALAEPAEAAAIRAALRATGGHVGKAAERLGISRPTLWRKRKKYGL
- a CDS encoding MBL fold metallo-hydrolase; the protein is MIFRQLVDPDTSTYTYLLADETTRDAVLIDPVREQVDRDVALLDELGLRLVYTLETHVHADHVTGSGTLRDRVGARTVASVRAGADCADVRVDHGDRIEFGRHTIEVLATPGHTAGCVTYVVRDGDRVLAFTGDALFVRGCGRTDFQQGDARTLFRSVRDVIFALPDHTLVYPGHDYRGYTVTTVAEEKRHNPRLRLGVTEDEFVAIMGGLNLPKPRHMDVAVPANLACGGAA
- a CDS encoding rhodanese-like domain-containing protein codes for the protein MTPAAAAAALARLRVIDVREPDEYHGDLGHLPGAALVPLARLDAELHRFDAEQPVLVVCRSGRRSAAACERLASAGVRRVYNLAGGMLAWNADGREVCARRHDAARGCDAARGGAA